GCTGCCGCCGGAGGCCCAGGTGATCGCGTCGGCGATGTCCGAGGACGAGCCGCCGCACTTGCCGAGCACGCGGACGTGCTGGACCTTCGCCCCGTACGCGATGCCGGCGATGCCCTTGGCGTTGTGGGTCACCGCGCCGATGGTGCCCGCGACGTGCGTGCCGTGCCAGGAGGAGTTGCTCGCGCGGGAGCCGGTGCCGCACTCGCCGTCGGTGGCGTTCCAGTCGCCCTCGTCCTTGGGGTCGGCGTCGCGGCCGTTGCCGTCGCGGGCGTCGGCCGAGGTGGAGATGAAGTCGTAGCCGGCGACCGTGTTGGCGGCCAGGTCCGTGTGGGCCGCGTAGCCGGTGTCGATGACGGCGACGGTGACACCGCTGCCGGTGGTCTTGTCCCAGGCGCCGGGCACGTTCATGCCGCCGGTGGGCTCGAAGAGGTCCCACTGCTTGGCGTAGTCGGCGTCGTTGGGGGTGACGGCCATCGGGTAGGCGCGGATGTCGGCCTCGACGGAGGCGACGGCCGGGTCGGCGCGGAAGGCGTCCATGACCTCGGAGACGTCCTGCCGGGTCGGCGCGGTGCCGAGGTCGACGAGCGCGCCACCGCCGGCGAGGCGGCGTTCGAAGGAGAGGCGCTCGCCGGTCTCGGCGGCCTTCTCGGCGGTGTCGGTCTTCGCGGCGGTGTTCGACGTGGCCTCCGCCGTACGCGCCTTGTAGGTCACGATGACCTTCTCGACGGGCGCCGTCGGCGTGGTGGTGGCCGGGTTCATGGCCTGCGAGGCCGGCGCGGCCGGCTTCGGGGAGGGGGTGGCCTCCGCGGCGAGCGCCACCGCGGAGGTGGCCGTGACGCCGAGGATCGTGGCACTCGCTGCCACGACGGATATGAGTCTCCGCCTGGAACCGTTCAAGGTGTTCCCTTTCAAGGGGCGTCTCCGGCGACTCCCGGAGCAGCTGACGGTGCGGAGCGCGGGCGGCGGCGCGGGACTCTGGCTGCTTGTGGGGTGCCTCCACAGTCCCTGGGGCCGGGTGCGCCCCCCGCGCCGCCGCCGGCGCGACGGCCTCGTCATCGGGGCCGTCCCCGGTGGTGCCCTCCTGGGGTCGCACGCATGGGGTTGCATGCACCTGACATTCACGTGTCAGAGGGGGGAACCACCGGTGCGGGAACAGTAGGGAAACGCGCCATGAAGCCGATACGGGGAAAACCCTTGTCACCCACGGGCGGGGGGTGGCGGGGGGCGGGGGTACCCCCGCCGGGGGCGCCGCGCACCAGGCGTTTCCCGCCGCGCCGCCCCGGCGCGGTGCGCCGCGGCGAGGGTACCGGCGGCCACCGCGGGGCCCGTGTACCGGCCACCCGCCCCGTGTCCGCCGTCGGTCGGCGGCGGCCGACGGGCGGGCCCCGCCCCCGGCCACCGCAGGCGCGGCCGTCCGCGGCCGGCCGGTACGGCGGTCCGGCCCGGGCGCGGCCGTCCGCGGCCGGCCGGTACGGCGGTCCGGCCCCCACCGGCCCGGCGCCCGCTCCGGCATCGCCCACGTGACGCCCCGTCGACCGGCGCACGCGCAGCCGGCCCCCACCGGTGCGGCCGGCAGGGCACCGCCGACCGCATACGGATCGGGAGGAACCCGCCCCTGTCGGTCAGTACCTGGACGACCGTCATGGACCGGCACGGTCCGACGTCGGTCCGCCGGGACGGTGATCACCGCCCGGACACCCCGCTCGCGCGGGTGCTCGCGGACGGCGCGTGATGAGTACGCCCTGTCGGCCGCCCCCGCCTGTCCTGGTGCGGGACCGTCCGCGTCGGCGGGGACCACGCAGGGGGGCCGTCACCTGCGCGCCGGCGGGTGCCGCACCGATCTGTCCGGCGCAGGGACGGACGAAGGCAAGGGGACAGACGAAGGCAAGGGGACGGACGAAGGCGAGGAGGCGGACGAAGGCGAGGAGGCGGCGGTGCGCGTCGGCGGCGAGGTGCGTCGCCGTGACCGGTCCACCGCGGGAACGACCGATGGCGAGCCCGTCCGGCTGGTCGGCCGTGGCCCCTCCCGACGGGCCCCGTCTCTCCACGGGCCCCGTCCTTCACCGGGCCCCGTCCGGCCGGCCTTCGCCGGCTGCACGGCGACGTACCGCGCTGGCTGGGGCTCGCGCGGCGGCAGGCCCGGCCCCGCCCGAGTGGACCGGCAGCCGAGCGGCTTCCACGGCCCGCTCTCCGCCCCCATGGAGGCGGCCGTGCCCGCGAGGCGTTGTGCGAGCGGCACCCCGCCCCGACGGGTCCACCCCTTCGACCACGACCGTCCCCCACCGGGGCGGCGCTCACCGAGGGGCGCACCCGAACCGCGACCGCCTCCCACCATCGGATGATCCGCAAGAAGACGGCCCGGCCCCCCGTGCGGCCGGGCGCGGTCCCCCGGCGCGGCGGCGCCCGCGCGCTGTGCCATACTCGGCGGCGCTCAGATGCGGGTACGGCTCTCGGGGGATCATGAACGGCATAGTCCTGGACACCCCCTACCTGGACACCGACGCCGACCAGCTGTCCTTCGCCCTCGGGCTCCCCTCCCGTGGGGCGCTGGCCGAGCGCACCGTCACCGTCGCCGGGGTCGAGGTGCACCTGCGCCTCCTCGGGGCCTCGCACCAGGTGTTCGCGGGCCCGGTCCGCGAGACCGTCGCCTGCCTGCCCGGCTCCGCGCCCCGGGGGCTGCCCGAGAGCGCGGCGCGGGACTTCGACGGCCGGCGCTACTCCTTCGGCGCCCGCACACAAACCCTCGACGCCGCCGCGTTCGGCGCCGAGGTGGCGCGGATACGGGATCGGGCGGACGCCCACCCGAGGGCCCTGTACGGATTGTTCCCCGGCTCCGTCGACGCGGTCACCGCGCTGACCGTCGACGCCGACGACACCGGGCTGAGCTGGCGCACCTGGCACACGTACCCGGGGAGCCGCCGGATCGTGGCGACCCGCTCCCGGCTGGAGGCACGATGAGGACCGCCCGACGCGTCTGCGCGCTGCTGCTGGTCGCGGCCGCCCTCGGTGGGTGCGGCGGCGACCCCGACCGCGACGACGACGGCAACTCCGTCCCGTCCGCCTGGATCAGCCGACAGTACCGCGCCCTCGGCGCCGACCGCCTCGACCCGCGGGACGCGCCGGCGGCGGTGGCCCGGGAGATCGACGGCCACGCCGGGGCCACCTCCCGGTTCGACTCGGGCGACCGCGTCTTCCTGCGCTACCGCGACGACATCGTCGCCATCAGCCCGCACCGCACCGGCAGCCGGATCGAGGTCACGGACTACCGGACCGGCTACCGCCGCTGGAAGTCGCACCTGCGGTCGGTGTGGCCGGACCCGGACGGCGCCGGCTTCCGCGGTGGCGGGCCCGGCGCCGGCAAGTGACCCGCGCTCCCGCCGCGCACCCGTGACCCCCGACGACGTCCCCGAAAGGCAACCCCCGTGGCAGAGATCCTCGAGTCGGCCGGCACGGCCGTGCTGTACGGCCTGGTCGGCTTCGCCGTGATGGTGGCCGGTTTCGTCGCGCTCGACTGGGTGACCCCCGGCAAGCTCTTCCACGTGGTGTGGACCGAGCGCAACCGCGGCGCCGCGGTGCTCCTCGCCGGCCAGACCGTCGCCGTCGGCCTCGTCATCGAGCAGTCGATCCGGGCCAGCGAGTCGGAACTCGGTCTCGGCCTGGGGCTGCTCAGCACCCTGCTGTACGGGCTCGCCGGGGTCGTCGTCATGACGCTGGTCTCGCTGGTGGTCGGCACCCTGACGCCCGGCAGGCTCGGCGCCGCCGTCCTCGACGATCAGGGCGACCGCCCGCACCCCGCCGCCTGGGTCCAGGCGGCCCTGTACCTCGGTACGGCCTTCATGGTCGGCGCCGCGGTCTCCTGACCTCCCCGCCATGAGCACCACCACCACCGCCCCGGCCCCTTCCCCCTCCCCCACCGCCCCGCCACCGTCCCACCCGCGGGGCACCCGCGTGCTGCTGCTCCTCGCGGTGTTCGTCTGCGCCGCCTGCGGACTGGTCTACGAGCTGGCGCTGACCGCCCTCGGCAGCTACCTCATCGGCAACTCCGTGATGCAGACCTCCGTGGTCATCTCCGTCATGGTCTTCGCGATGGGCGTCGGCTCGCTGGCCGCCAAACCGCTCCAGCGGCGCGCCGTCGGCGCGTTCGCCCTGGTGGAGCTGGTGTTGGGGCTCGTCGGCGGCCTCTCCGTCCTCCTGCTGTACGTGGCGTTCTCCTGGCTGCGGATCTACATGCCGGCCATGGTCGTGGCGTCGTTCGTCGTCGGCCTGCTGATCGGCGCGGAGATACCGCTGCTGATGACGCTCCTCCAGCGGATCCGGCGGCAGGAGGCCGGCAGCGCCGTGGCCGACCTGTTCGCCGCGGACTACGTCGGCGCCCTCGTCGGCGGCCTGTGCTTCCCGCTGCTGCTCCTGCCCGCCTTCGGGCAGCTGAAGGGCGCCCTGGTGGTCGGCGCGGTGAACGCCGTCGCCGGGGGCGGGGTCGTCCTGTGGATCTTCCGGCGGGAGACCCGCCGCGCCGTGCGGGCGGGGCTGCTCGCGGGGGTGGGCGCCGTGCTCGCCGTGCTGGGGACGGTGTACGTCCTCGCCGACGACATCGAGGTCACCGCGCGGCAGCGGCTGTACCGCGACCCGATCGTGCACGCCGAGACGACGCCGTACCAGGACGTCGTCGTCACCCGGTCGACGGCGTTCACCGGGGCGCCGGACACGCGGCTGTTCCTCAACGGCGACCTGCAGTTCTCGTCCGTCGACGAGTACCGGTACCACGAGGCGCTGGTCCACCCCGCCCTGTCCGGGAAGCGCGCGTCCGTGCTGGTGCTGGGCGGCGGCGACGCCCTGGCGCTGCGGGAGGTGCTGCGCTACGGCGACGTCCGGGAGGTGACGCTCGTCGACCTCGACCCGGCCGTGACCCGGCTGGCCCGCACCTTCACACCGCTTGTCGACCTGAACGGTCGGGCCCTGGAGGACCCGCGGGTGACGGTCGTCAACGCCGACGCGTTCACCTGGCTGCGTGACGCCGGCCGGCGCTACGACGCGGTGGTCGTCGACTTCCCCGACCCGGACACGGCCGCGCTGGCGAAGCTGTACAGCGTGGAGTTCTACCACCTGCTCGGCCGGGTCCTGGAGCCCGAGGGACGGGTCGTGGTGCAGGCCGGGTCGCCCTTCTTCGCGCCCCGGACGTACTGGTCGGTCGCCGCGACGATCCGGGAGGCCGGGTACGCGACCACCGCGTACCAGGTGGACGTGCCGAGCTTCGGCAACTGGGGCTTCGTCCTCGCCACCCCGGGGGCGGACGGGCCGCCGCCGACGCCGCGCCTCGCCCGGGACGCGCCGCCGCTGCGCTTCCTGGACGGCGCGGTGCTGGAGGCGGCCACGGTCTTCCCGCGCGACCGCCGCCCCCTGGACGTCCGGGCCAGCACCCTCTTGGACCCGGTGGTGCTGGAGTACGCGCGGCACGAGTGGCAGAACTACTGAGGGCCGCGTCCTCCTCTCGGTACTGTGCGGGTACGTCTCGTGAGGAGTAGCCGTGAGGATGCTGATCAACGTGCCCGAGACCGTCGTCGCCGACGCCCTGCGGGGCTTCGCGGCGGCGCATCCGGAACTCACCGTCGACGTCGAGAACAGGGTGGTGGTCCGCCGGGACGCGCCGGTCGCCGGGAAGGTCGCCCTGGTGTCGGGCGGCGGGTCGGGGCACGAACCGCTGCACGCCGGGTTCGTCGGCCCGGGGATGCTCTCCGCGGCGTGCCCGGGCGAGGTGTTCACGTCGCCGGTGCCCGACCAGATGGTCCGGGCCGCGGCCGCGGTGGACAGCGGCGCCGGCGTGCTGTTCGTGGTGAAGAACTACACGGGTGACGTGCTGAACTTCGACATGGCGGCGGAGCTCGCCGAGGACGAGGGCGTGCAGGTCGCCCGGGTTCTCGTCGACGACGACGTGGC
This portion of the Streptomyces changanensis genome encodes:
- a CDS encoding polyamine aminopropyltransferase, which encodes MSTTTTAPAPSPSPTAPPPSHPRGTRVLLLLAVFVCAACGLVYELALTALGSYLIGNSVMQTSVVISVMVFAMGVGSLAAKPLQRRAVGAFALVELVLGLVGGLSVLLLYVAFSWLRIYMPAMVVASFVVGLLIGAEIPLLMTLLQRIRRQEAGSAVADLFAADYVGALVGGLCFPLLLLPAFGQLKGALVVGAVNAVAGGGVVLWIFRRETRRAVRAGLLAGVGAVLAVLGTVYVLADDIEVTARQRLYRDPIVHAETTPYQDVVVTRSTAFTGAPDTRLFLNGDLQFSSVDEYRYHEALVHPALSGKRASVLVLGGGDALALREVLRYGDVREVTLVDLDPAVTRLARTFTPLVDLNGRALEDPRVTVVNADAFTWLRDAGRRYDAVVVDFPDPDTAALAKLYSVEFYHLLGRVLEPEGRVVVQAGSPFFAPRTYWSVAATIREAGYATTAYQVDVPSFGNWGFVLATPGADGPPPTPRLARDAPPLRFLDGAVLEAATVFPRDRRPLDVRASTLLDPVVLEYARHEWQNY
- a CDS encoding DUF4247 domain-containing protein translates to MRTARRVCALLLVAAALGGCGGDPDRDDDGNSVPSAWISRQYRALGADRLDPRDAPAAVAREIDGHAGATSRFDSGDRVFLRYRDDIVAISPHRTGSRIEVTDYRTGYRRWKSHLRSVWPDPDGAGFRGGGPGAGK
- a CDS encoding DUF2617 family protein — protein: MNGIVLDTPYLDTDADQLSFALGLPSRGALAERTVTVAGVEVHLRLLGASHQVFAGPVRETVACLPGSAPRGLPESAARDFDGRRYSFGARTQTLDAAAFGAEVARIRDRADAHPRALYGLFPGSVDAVTALTVDADDTGLSWRTWHTYPGSRRIVATRSRLEAR
- a CDS encoding DUF350 domain-containing protein; translation: MAEILESAGTAVLYGLVGFAVMVAGFVALDWVTPGKLFHVVWTERNRGAAVLLAGQTVAVGLVIEQSIRASESELGLGLGLLSTLLYGLAGVVVMTLVSLVVGTLTPGRLGAAVLDDQGDRPHPAAWVQAALYLGTAFMVGAAVS